Within the Cetobacterium sp. 8H genome, the region AGAAGGTGGAACTAGTCAAAATACAATTCCTGAATTCTGTACAATAACTGTGAATGTAAGATTTAGAAAGTTAAGTGATTTAGAAAAAATTCAAGAATTTTTAACAAAAATTACAAAAAAATCTTTTATTGAAGGGACAACAGCAGAAATAACACAAATATCTTTATCAGATCCTATGGAAGAGACAGAGAAAAATATCAAGTTGTTTGAGTTATTAAAAAAAAATTCAGAAGAATTAGGATTTGGAACACCATATTCTTGTTACTTAGGGGGAGGCTCTGATGCTGCTCATAGTGTTACTCTAGGGATTCCAACACTTTGTGGAATGGGAGTGAAAGGGTATGAAAATCATACAATAAGAGAAAGAGCAATATTAAGTTCTTTAGTTGAAAGAGCAAAATTGCTAGTAAAAACAATAGTAACTTTACCAGAAAATTTTGAGGAGGCAAATTAAAAATGTTAACAGCAGAACAAAAAAAGTCAATAACTGGTTGGGGATCACTATTTATATTGATGGTAATGTTTTCAGGATTATTAAAAGATCATCAAACATTAAGAGCTTTTGATTTTAGTTATCTTTTAGGAAAATTTGGAATAATAACAGACAAGATAAATTTTACTGGAAAAGGCGGAGATGGAACAAGACAGGGTTTTTTAGTGGCATTAACCTTAGCGCCATCATTGATGCTATCATCCGGACTAATAACTGTTGCTCAAGAACTGGGAGCATTAGAAGCGGCTTCTAAATTTTTTAGTCCAATTTTAAGGCCATTAATGGGAATTCCAGGGAGTGCAGGGCTAGCATTTGTAAGTTCTTTTACATCATCGGATGTTGGGGCAATTATGACAAGAGAGTTATATAGTGATAACTATATAACAGAAGAGGAAAGAGCTATATTTGTGGCATATCAATATGCCTCATCAGGAGTTGTAACAAATACTATATCAGCAGGTGGTCCATTGTTAGGAATATCATTACTTCCTCTTGGTGGAATTATAATGATTCAATTTGCAATGAAAATAGTGGGTGCAAATATAGTGAGACTTATTATAAAAAAAAGTAAAAAAAGTGTTGAATATGCAGCTTAATGGAGGAAAAAAGTGGAGCAAGTAAAAAATAAACAAAGTGTTGTAGAAATATTTATGAAGGGAGCAAAAAAAGGTTTGAATATAACCTTGGAGCAAATTGCGCCAGCAATGGTTTTAGCATATGCACTAATTGTTTTTTTAAGAACAACAGGACTTATGGATGTAATTGCTAAAATGTTAACACCTGTTATGGGATTATTTGGTCTTCCTGGCGAAGCAGCTTTAGTTATAATTGCAGCCTTTTTTGCAAAAGCAGCAGGAGCTGCAACTGGATTAATGTTGTATCAAGAAGGTATATTAACTCAAGAACAAGCAACAATATTATATCCTGCGGTTATTCTAATGGGAACATTAGTTGGACATTATGCTAGAATAGTTATTATTTCAGGAGTTTCAAAAAAATATTATAAATTATTACTAATAGTACCACTAATAGATGCTACATTAGCTATGTTTGTAACAAGAATAATTTTACAAATATCAAAATAAATATCATTTAAAACCTCCAAGTTAAGAGATTGTTAATTCATTTAATCGGGAGGTTTTATATATTTTATTAGTAATATTTTTGAATTTTTCTTCTTTATGCAGCAATTAGTGTTTAAATATTGTTTTGAACCCCCCCTTAATTACATTAAAACTACACTTTTTCATTTCACTTAAAAAAGTCTCCAACCATTTATTTTCCTCAAAAGTCAAGGTTTCTTTAGTGAGAAGCTATTGGAATTTTCACTAAGTCATCAACTTTACTTCTAAGTTCTTCCTGCTCTTCTTTAATCTTGTAAAACATTTTTTTCAAAATATTTAAATTATTTGAACACAATGAATTTTTGAATTTTTTATTCAGGTAGGATATAAATTTTCATATTAAGTAATTGGTCTATAATAATTTGAAATTTTTTTCTGTTCATTAAGATAATAGCTTCTGAGCCAGTACATACAAAATTTTCCATATACAATTTATCTAAATCCTATTTATTTTTTCAAGTATTTTTATTGTACTCATCTCTACATAAATATTTTCCAACAGAGTTTTGAAAATTTTCACTTCAAACATTACTATAATAACATTTCTTAATTTATATATTAATAAAACTAAAACATCCAGTACAATATTTATCATCAGATATTATTTCTATAACTAGGCTGTGTTTTGTTTGTTTCTGGTAAAAAATATAACTTAATTTTAAATTTTTTGATAAACTCTAAAAAATATGATATAAGTACATAAAGGATTCAAAATAATTGATACGTTATCTTAAAATCAAAAATTTAGGAGGCAATATTCATGAAAAATGGATTTATTTTAGAAAGTAGTGGAATTGAAAACGGGTACATAAAAGATAAGTATGGAAAATATGGGAATCAAAAATTAGATAAAATGCCCTCATTATCTATACCACTAAAATGGAGTGGAGCTCCAGAAAATACTAAAAGTTACGCTCTAATAATGCAAGATTATGATGCTATTCCTGTCACTGGATTTTCTTGGATACACTGGATTGTTTTAATTCCTAAAACGGTAACTGAATTAAAGGAGAATGCAAGCTTGAATAATGAAGAAATTATCCAAGGCGTTAATAGTTGGGTATCTTCGATGGGAGGATTGAGTAAGGAAAACGCTTCACATTTTGGTGGACCTACACCGCCAGATAGAGAACACACATATTCAATAGCACTATATGCGTTAGATAAAGATATAAAATTACAGTCAGGTTTTTACTTAAATGAATTATATAAGGAAATAGAAGGTCATATACTTGATCAAGTTACATTGAAGGGTAACTATAAAAAATAATTCTCTTTTTCTTGATTTTTAGCAAAATTTAAAAAAATAA harbors:
- a CDS encoding nucleoside recognition domain-containing protein, which gives rise to MLTAEQKKSITGWGSLFILMVMFSGLLKDHQTLRAFDFSYLLGKFGIITDKINFTGKGGDGTRQGFLVALTLAPSLMLSSGLITVAQELGALEAASKFFSPILRPLMGIPGSAGLAFVSSFTSSDVGAIMTRELYSDNYITEEERAIFVAYQYASSGVVTNTISAGGPLLGISLLPLGGIIMIQFAMKIVGANIVRLIIKKSKKSVEYAA
- a CDS encoding nucleoside recognition domain-containing protein, whose amino-acid sequence is MEQVKNKQSVVEIFMKGAKKGLNITLEQIAPAMVLAYALIVFLRTTGLMDVIAKMLTPVMGLFGLPGEAALVIIAAFFAKAAGAATGLMLYQEGILTQEQATILYPAVILMGTLVGHYARIVIISGVSKKYYKLLLIVPLIDATLAMFVTRIILQISK
- a CDS encoding YbhB/YbcL family Raf kinase inhibitor-like protein; translation: MKNGFILESSGIENGYIKDKYGKYGNQKLDKMPSLSIPLKWSGAPENTKSYALIMQDYDAIPVTGFSWIHWIVLIPKTVTELKENASLNNEEIIQGVNSWVSSMGGLSKENASHFGGPTPPDREHTYSIALYALDKDIKLQSGFYLNELYKEIEGHILDQVTLKGNYKK